The Zea mays cultivar B73 chromosome 7, Zm-B73-REFERENCE-NAM-5.0, whole genome shotgun sequence DNA segment tttacaggttcgggccgcttagagatgcgtaacaccctacgtcctggtgagtatgcttggtgaacgaggttacaagagagctctctgaattgagaatgcagagagttgatgtggtggctaagtaatagggccgatcgttctgaaggggtgccccctaggccttatatactcgaccgtggggcaatacatgtggatatgataacaacgagtagctaaaagatagtgaattgcttgagtttatctccatgtaattctgtcgacttatcctcgcatggctccgttgcatgggggctccagcgcgggaaagtcggatctctgttgcggtcactcgctcgacgttgtgggccgtccgggtttgcaccaatccggcctcatgtcgctctgctttgctggttgtctctccctaggcccacgaaagaatgaccttacgatttattgggcccttgggcctttcgtgaggtcttttactcttttagtggacccgggggatatctatcctccacaagcccccaatctttgggttaatttagaggtaatcagcccaaagatcccaggtccagcttgcaggtgatttgaagaaaatgacttcctgttgtcttctcctgctttgatcactcgtagatcgaagcttagtttcgtgcttgtgccttagaggtcggcatttcaatatgcaggattctgaacttcattgggtgcaccggagcttcgagtagattttagaaaataatctgctcgaaggtcttccccagaaattatttccatttgtgctcctgcgttttggttgagggttggtcttttaatcttgtcccacgccttagaagtcggcactatcttggcttggaatgataatccatggggtgcaccggaggtgcacccaatggatgtAGCCCCCGactttcaaatggatttttgaggataatccattcgaaggtcttccttttgtgtctctttgctgaaaattatcctttctgtttgtagaaattggcatgaagctattcgcattatgttttggaggtcagcattatgtcatcaatgttttgcttcagaggtcagcatatattttgtctttagcagccgagttcgcaatccatccatatcttgctaggtagtgcaatttatttgctctgcgactgattggacgtttgatggacgttctctgtctagtcttcacgtcgcttctgtcagccatattttgtacttcactggctatatttggctttcctctgatccttaccgatatctcatttttgtcttgaggtattcactgcgtgctctgcacagatgtgaccgttttgaaaaatatactgataattcctgggcgtcccccccaatgggtgtgggcaagggacggcttggtacgctgagtgttttagccagttgcttctgagtagtaatgtgatgtgacggcgagtgtaatcatatcctccgcgctgttgactggagtcccaatgggtgttgtgttgcgtgaaacggcgtcagccgcctgacgtgtcttcagacgggttgaagtgcttattgaatgctttgcgactgttcagtgaccgcggttggaggcgagcggttgccttctccttctataaataatgtcgttgtctctctggctttttcacatctctcgctgttctctgttgcttccctttcttctctcccgtctgcttccaccatgggcaagaacaacaagcgcaagcgtgagccaactcctccatcggaggagtttggtgactcggagtactcagaggagctcctctgagtctgaggggtctccggctcccatccccctgtgtgagtcgtctgacgactcagacgactcccaaggGCTCGcgacggaggtctggacgtacatccgggccgtcgagcgttccgggctcgagggctcggatgagtcggagtactcctcggatgaggaggactcggacggcggcggcgaggacgaagacgacgacgacgacgacggtgacggtgacggcagcggcaggggcggcggcggcggcagcaaggacggtgacgacggcggcagcagggacagcaaccggggcggcagcagcaggggcagcaccaggggcggcagcggcgacggcagcaacagggccagtggctagatgccactggtcttttagatattagtatagtatagttagaataatgtagtagtaatgtagagtagtatagcgtagtgtagtagtagtagcagtaatgtaatgtaatgtagtagtagtagtagggaagtatcaactcataaagagttgatttgtaagtatgttatcttcccttTTAATGAAAGAACGATGTTGGCTTCTCCTTGATGACTGTCCTGCTTATTTGTGAGGCTAATTCCTTTGAGAgagtaagtgaataactcgggcatcaaactgatgctttcagaaatagctgccgagtaacttTGTAGATGGTGTCGGCGCTTTTAGAGTAACTGCCGAGTGATTGAACACAATATCGGAGttctagagataactgccgagcgactgaatacaaTATCAGCTttcagaggcaacgccgagtgactggagggtgacgtcggtgttttagaggcaacgtcgAGCAACTGatcactatatcagcgttttagaggcaacgccgagtgattgaatacgatatcagtattttagaggtaacgccgagtgactggagggcgacgtcggcattttagaggtaatgccgagcgactgaacacgaaatcggcgttttggaggcaacgccgagtgactggagggtgacgtcggcattttagaggtaatgtcgagcgactgaacacgaaatcggcgttttggaggcaacgccgagtgactggagggcgacgtcggcattttagaggtaatgtcgagcgactgaacacgaaatcggcgttttggaggcaacgccgagtgatagcagtcCGCGCGAGCCACTTTAAGGatgatggccgagtgatgaggtggcgcaccggtgttctggagataactgccgggtgaccacgtggcacgctggggttttggaaataaccgccgggtgatgactgggctctttttgaaacggtatctggctcgagaatatcccataagtgctgcgcttttagccgcctttgctttccgtgccctaattcttgctttctcgcttccgaatcctctctgctatTCGCCTCCCACTCCGCTTGCtgatagaatcgagatggcgcccaagaggaagacctcgagttcatctgctgtggtgattcctccaatcgaccccaacagccagttgcctttcgcaggtaaccacatgtctatcatttctgagcctgaacttctccacctcgtatccattggggttcttcctccgcgggaactctgttctcattggtctgcaagaactgtccctggccaactttgatcagactcttgaggatatggtcccagaggacttgttatcggagccagtggatgatggtgcaatggaggcttgcgctgacgtgcctgatgctgggttgaggtcatcccgtgcctcgtcgaccttagagcgcgatctcgagggtcgggagactgacttggatcgtcctagtcctatggaagtagctgagggcccgtcaaccttagaggtggttactgcagagaacttggacctcaagaatggtgctgacacatgcccagcccccgaggatgtcgtcggggatgacttggctcgggtgaagagtgtaggccactgcccagcctccgagggtgctgccggggatgatccggctcaagtgggcagtgcaaactatgacccagcccccgagggtgcccgagcagggtctccctcctgtacttccatggacgttcatgcgggatctcctccacactctggctgtatggtggtagcccaaaccttggaccagggagtcgctttagagggcagcgtccccgctgatcgagtgtttagctctgttgaaggcaccgagctgattcctactggttcgttgcaagctgcttcgagtggtggccttacgcctgattatcaactgatctctcctgatttggggatcccttcgttcttttccggcggatccgcaatgcggtgtagagttccctcttcatccgccacggatgagattgttctgaagcagaatatggatccgggacgcagggtgatcttgttgtagaaggtgacggccattgagctagcttggatcgtcgacacccccctacctggcgcgccagctgtcggtgttttgggtccgaccgcacaccctgggttgcccctcaaggtgtttttaggagtaggacggtgtcgacaactgtagcaaaatggttcgtgccgattgcacgagggacagtggacaaggtttacaggttcgggccgcttagagatgcgtaacaccctacgtcctggtgagtatgcttggtgaacgaggttacaagagagctctctgaattgagaatgcagagagttgatgtggtggctaagtaatagggccgatcgttctgaaggggtgccccctaggccttatatactcgaccgtggggcaatacatgtggatatgacaacgagtagctaaaagatagtgaactgcttgagtttatctccatgtaattctgccgacttatcctcgcatggctccgttgcatgggggctccagcgcgggaaagtcagatctctgttgcggtcactcgctcgacgttgtgggccgtccgggtttgcaccaatccggcctcatgtcgctctgctttgctggttgtctctccccaggcccacgaaagaatgaccttacgatttattgggcccttgggcctttcgtgaggtcttttactcttttagtggacccgggggatatctatcccccacaggcgGAGCAAGGCGAGCGGAGGCAGGCAGAGTGGGAGAAAcgcagaggaggctaactcagacagctcacctcagggccagaccctctctctccctctctctctctctcgcgacgcttgtaacccctagtacaagcaccccggtgcaagataatataagcctcacccCCTCttatgttccatcttgcatcaacccatctgggcagggacacgcagcgacaaattcgctggtcggttgagggtcctcgcgggtccgaaacgccgacaagtattGTACTGTCATATATAGAAGTTTGTATGATATTGCAATAtagtggtgaaataactagattaaaataacaaaatttatgtatgactaggatcacaaatagattatgaaacattttcttgtaacggtataacacatatttatTGATCTATCGACATACGAGAGGAACACATCGATTTAACAGTCCTGAAAATATACAAGAGTACCTTGATTGTATTATGGAAAAAAACTAGATGAAATAGATAGTTATCATCTAGATAGTTATGCTTATGTTTATTTTATATTTATTAATTTTGAATTTTTGCCATTAAATCTTCTTGTTAAATTTTATATAATACACtattaggtgagtgcccgtgctttACAGGCCTGAGTTTCTCTTTGATATCATTCCGGATGGCTTGCAAATGTTGTCATTCATCTCATAAtcgtataacacatatttgtatatatacgttatcgagatattatatgttCTAGATGCAATGCACGGACACTGACCTATCTTATATAatacactaggtgagtgcccgtgcgtcacAGGTCCGAGTTTCTCTTCGATGTTATCTCGGACAGCTCGCATATGTCATCCTCTATCTCATAACTATATAACATACATGTGCATATATAAtttatcgagatattatatgtccccgttgcaacgcacagtTATTAGCCTATCATGTTAGAAAACAACTACAATATGCTTTTGCGTCAAAACCCGATCTCGCATGAACCGATTCATAATCCAGCAAAAGTTGACCTAGATGACTACTGTAGCCAGACTAGTAATAGGAAATCAGCTTAGTCAGGATCAGAGGACGACCTCGATGACTTTGGACACTAGGGGTTGACCTGGTCGCCTTTGGCAGGGTCATTACTTCTACGTGTCAACAAGTTGCTCGCTTGGTTTTTCTTAGTAAAAAAATTATGGTTAGTCCTACCCATAAATTATGGTTAGGCCTCCATTTGATTCTAGACCAGTGTCTTGCAAGCTCCAACTGAGTgcatgatttagttggaaaaaTTGCTGGTGTGGATACAAACTTGTCAGCTAATAGAGCTGCTAAATATTAATTAGATTCCAACTAATGTTAACTCATTGGCTAACCAAGCACAACTAATattggccctgtttgtttcggcttctggcagcttctggtcACCAAAAGCTGCTACGAACTGTCAAACGCTCAACTTTTCAGAcaacttctataaaattcgttgagggtaaaaaccatccaaaatcaacataaacatataatcagttgagtcgttgtaatagtaggaatccatcactttctagatcctgagtcttatgaacaactttatcttcatccaaacgtaatcgtaatgatactcagattctccccacaaccagattctcaccacagccagatttttagaaaagctggtcagaaaaagctgaaccaaacatacCCATTATCAATATGGACAATATCAGGTTCTCAGTAAATTACTAGTCTAATAATCATCGCCATGTTTAAACGCTGAATTAAAACAATGATAGTAAGCAAAGGAGCCGAATTTCTTGTACTGCTGCAAAGATATCAGGATCTGAACCTATGAAAGCTCGTGAAATTTGAAACAAAATCGTGATTCTCTTCCCAACATTATACACACCTTATATATACCCTACATTTTGCATTTACAACAGCCATAGCTCTAGCAGAACAAGGGGCAGTCATCTTCTGATCTTTTGCACAACCAAAACTCAAAACCGGCATACTAAATAAACAAACACGTGGAGCTACCAACATTCAACATGTACAAACAAAAGTCACCACAACAAAAACATAGGAATGCACCAAGAACTCAATCATCCAGCTGGTCATTGGTTTGCGCGATCGACCACAAGCCCTTGAAATAACCCGCAGACTGGAGGGAGAATTCCGACACAGCACGGAACAGCTCCGGCAGGTTTGACCGCAGAAGATTGAGGGATTTATCCCTGACTACCTTGCATTGGGTCCTATAATTATCTTCCAGGTCCTTCAGTGCATTCTCCACCCTATCCACGACGGCTTTCCGCTCAGCTGCAGGATCAACACGCCCGGGATTGTCGCCATCAGGAATACTTGCTCCTCTGTCCCAATTTTTCTGCGCCCAACTATCGAACTGCTTCCTCTTCTTCTCAAGGTCCCTCCTAATATCATCAATCTTTAACCTCAACTTCAGTTCATCATCCTGGTGAACTAGGATTGTGTTCACCACTTCTGCAAATGTGTGTATAGCCTTCTTTGTTTCATTATCAGGGAGCTTCTCAAGGATATCATGCCAAGCATGCAGCAACCTCTTGATTGGAGGTGTGGCCTCATGTGGCTGTGACGAATTAGGCTTAATGTTGGTATCAATAGGGATCACATTTAGCTTGATCCAGTTGTAGAGGCTTCCTATGTACTCCTTCTGATATGTCATGAACCTGTCAAACTGTACATGCCACTCCTGAACAACGTTCCACAGCTGCAAAGTTCGCTCATGGTGTTGCTCACTTGTTTCCCGTGTAGCAACCGAGATATCGGACGCTTTAAGCTCTGTAATGATCTTGAGCTGCGCTTTGTGACGAGCGTACATGACATCCCACATGTGTGCGAATCTGTCAGTGTGAAACAAAATAACTCGTTACTTGCAATATGTAGAAGTGTATCATTTGGTAATCTGGTTCTTCCATTAGGTTTAGAAAATCCCGAAAATGCCAGAGGGACAGGCATAGTTGGGCATGGTTTCCATAGTACATTATAGAGTGTTAGACTGATGTTGGGTGGCCCAAGTCCTACTTTCCAGTGTCACAACTAGCAGAATATTTCCATTTTCCAGAATTAAAATCACACTGAGAAAATATGTGGAAGGTACACTGTGAAGGATGTATAGCTAGAGGCCGTAATGGGGCtcaaaattttacactataaaatttaaggatcaaaTCGGATTAGGATCGGACTCTATTCCTATTCATTTTTAATTAAAATTTATTAAAGGCGCTAAAttattgtgaagaaacatttggatcgtgatccattaccacccctatatATAACACTTCTTCATACGCTCCCTCCATTTAAAGTTACAAGTCTTAATTTGCTTTGTTGGGGCAAGCCTTTCACCAACAATATTCAATTATTCATACACTTTTTTGAGACACAAAATTGATGTTCTTAGATTCATAGTAAAAAAAAATTATGACCAATTTTTGTGTCACATGAATGAAGTACTAATATAGTAATTGTCAATCAAAGCCTTGTCCTAACAAAATATAATACGCCTTGTGAAAAAAATGGAGGGAATAATGATTTATGTAAAAAAACATCTTTCTATAATAGAAAAAAGTAAATGTCATTTTATGATATAGATCAAGCTAGCAGGGTATCACTTGTTGAAATTGACTAAACAATGAAAAAAGAAACAAATGCCCTACATGTAAATAACTAAAACATTGAGATGATAGCTACAAGGAAACCATATAATAAATGGAACAATACAAGTTGGTGGTTGGTACTAAAAAGTTAAAGACCTTACCCCTTCACCAGTTCAAGGAGTTTTGGGTAAAGCTGTTGATCTCTTAGACGATCAATTTCTGCAATTGTTGACTCCATTGTCTGTAAATCAACTATATATTTTGTGTGCAAGTGACTAACAATGGACTTTGTTTTCTCAACTGATGAAGAACTAGCACCACTTTGCTTTTTTTTGTTAAGAACAGCCAGCTTTCGTTGATATGTCACTTTGATAACCTCGAATTCCTGTGTCAACAGTAAATATGTACCATCAAATGTATGAACAGACCAGGTTAAAGCAATTATGTATAATGATGAGGCCCATCACATGGGTAGGAAATGATTATGGACTAGTACAAGGGTCCCTGATAACAATAATATGACTACAGATGCCTCTGGACCACTTGAGGAGTATAATAATGAGAATGTGGCAAACAATTATCAAAGGTAAAATAACTGAGACATTAGTGACACCATCATTTTTGCGAAAATGAAATGACATGTATGCATGGTTCTTGATATCAACGCAAATAAAACAGAAGAGAAAATGTATGAGAAAACAATAAACACAACATAAATCATTTTTTCTTTGTGGTGAGAGAGAACATATTGAAAAATGTGCGCCTCTAAGGGAGAACGACTGAAACAGTTTATGTTCTAAACTATTGAATAAGATTTACATATTTTACCTTCACTTCATGGCATAGTTTTTTCTCCCATGCAAGCAACTTATCGAGTACGGTAGCATGTGTTTCCCATTCATCATCAGCCAACTCATTCTTCACATTTTCTGGTGGAGGGATCCCTTTAAATGAGCGATTCCAAGTGATGGCTTGCATCACTCTTGCAGAATGATCCACAAATCCTGATAAGACAGAAGACATGCCATTAACTGAAGTAATGTAAATAGATTGATACACCAATCGTATAGACTATTCTACATGTTTACACCGATTTTAGCTGTATCCCTGAAATAGAAGCAAGATATAGACTGTTCAACTGAAGTTTAAAAGAAATCATAGAGTGAAGATAATCACCGCCTCAGTGTAGCCCCAACCCCGCCTCTGCCCCAAAGAAAACTGTACTTAATAAACATTCCCCTGTGCCTCACTGAACCACATTCCATAAAAACACAGCATCCACCTCAGCAAAGACATAATAGAGAAACATAATAAAGCCAAAATACTATCCCTTTTAATCAATAGCTAACAATGCAATCAAGGCACTCAAAAAGTCAAAGTATTGAATTACCATGCGGAACAGTTGAAGTCCTCCAATATGCATCAAGCAAATCATATACTATCTATCTTGCACGTCTCCTAAGAATCTTGTGTACTGTGTTTTGAAGTTTACTATGTGCCTATAATGTTTGTACGAGTGCTATGAACAATGTTTGTTGAGCATCAAGATTTTTTAATTAAAGAAAGTTAAAAATGATTAGTCTTTCCTGTAACCCAGTCGAACTCTAGCACACAGGCTGGGAGCAGAGCATGCAAGGAAGGTACCTCGCGTCTCGGCGAAATTGGAGTGATAATGCATCCTTGCTGCCTCCAACATCTTGGACACCTCGTGCGCGCCCTGGGATGCCTTGAGGAATTCATCGTCGAGCCTGCGCAGGATGTCGCCCAGCCTCGCCGGCTGGGGCGTCACCATGACGACCCTGCCCTTCTTGCCCTCCGGCTTCCTAGCCCGGCGCGTGACGAGCTCAGCCGCGGGCTTCTTTCCCTCGGCGATCTCCTCGGCGGAAGGCACTGGCTGCGGCTGCTTCGTAGGCTGTTGGTCGGATTCgggcggcggaggcggaggcgcggGCATCCTCCGCTCGGCCGCCCACGACGACTCGGCGGCGGCGCTGGCGCTGGGGTCCAGCGTGGGCGGCGGGCCGGGCATGGCGTCGGGGGAGCCGAACAGGTAGTCCTTCCACGAATTCCCCtctgccgtcgcccgctccaggttGGCCTTCGCAGCCGGGACAGGCGGCGGGGAGCGCGAGGGCGGGGGATTGTTCGCCGGCGGCGGTGGGGGAGGAGGAGGCTGGAGCTGCGGGTCGTCGTCCTCCCGTCGCCGCCCCGCGTCGTCCCCGGGGGCGTCGCCCTCGCCGTCCTCCTCCATGATGGGCGCCTCCCCGGAGCGGCCCTTCCGGATGGGCGGCTGGAGCTGGATGTCGGGCGCGCTCATGGACCTGTGCAGCGTCGTGTGCCCGccgtcgtcaccgtcgccgtcgccggcacccgggggcggcggcggcgggagcaAGGCGTCGAGCGGGGACGGCAGCGCCTTGACCACCGTGGCCGCCGAGCCCTGCCCGGCGCTGAGCGCGGCCGCGGCGGAGGCGGAGCGCGGCACCAGGACGGCGTCGTGGCGGTCGGTCTCGCCCGCGGCGTAGTCGGAGAGCGCGGCTCCGACGTTCTTGAGCGCGGCGGTGTGGCCGGCGTGCGCGCCCGCGAGCGCGTGGCGCGCGTGGACGGCGGCGCTCAGCAGGTGCTTCCGCTCCCGGCAGCGCGACTCGGCGCCGCCCTCCGCGTCCTCCTTGGATGGCCCGCACCCCATCGGTGGCGGCGTCTGCTCCTATCGCTAGctcgctcgctctctctctctctctccagtgGCCCAGTGGCGCGTGGTGGGCTGTGAGGTTTGATCGTCGCCCGGGGTTCCTTCGCGCGGAAGGGGGGGGGTGCGAGCCCAGCGAGGTCGTTGGTGCGTTCGTGCGGTGGGTGATGGATGGGCGAATATGGTTTTGATTTGATTTCGACGGGAATCGACTTTCTTTTGGGGTGGGAGCTTGGATGCTTTTGCGCTTTGGAATAAAGCAGGGGGCGCCAAAAGGAAAAGACCGCCCCATCCGTCCACGAGACCACGACAGTCGTCAGACTGTATTGCTCACCCTCTGTGACGTCGAGCACTTGGGCTGGCTCCAAGTGTGAAAGTGTGCGTGTGGTGGACTACACCATTCGGTTCAGCCTCAACACGGATAGATACCATCCAACGGTCACCATCTAAAAACTAGATAGAGTAAATTTTAAACTCTATTGTTGggagccttcggcttccgaagatcctcaaaaacaagatttaacagtatttttggagtataatgtgtgaacaggtatcttcggacccgaatcggtaccacagtgggagaagcccaaagaatacgaaggtcgacacagcaccgaagctgtgagcaggaaagcttcggcgtaatagcagaaaaagaaaccgacttaaagatgaaaaggctattcaggcctcggtggattactatagaattactaccaaatgtaaagggcatgaatgtaattttatatgagctgtgtcccgtgcctataaataggtgaacagtatccccgtactgttcacgctgacttggcattt contains these protein-coding regions:
- the LOC103632124 gene encoding protein ROLLING AND ERECT LEAF 2, whose translation is MGCGPSKEDAEGGAESRCRERKHLLSAAVHARHALAGAHAGHTAALKNVGAALSDYAAGETDRHDAVLVPRSASAAAALSAGQGSAATVVKALPSPLDALLPPPPPPGAGDGDGDDGGHTTLHRSMSAPDIQLQPPIRKGRSGEAPIMEEDGEGDAPGDDAGRRREDDDPQLQPPPPPPPPANNPPPSRSPPPVPAAKANLERATAEGNSWKDYLFGSPDAMPGPPPTLDPSASAAAESSWAAERRMPAPPPPPPESDQQPTKQPQPVPSAEEIAEGKKPAAELVTRRARKPEGKKGRVVMVTPQPARLGDILRRLDDEFLKASQGAHEVSKMLEAARMHYHSNFAETRGFVDHSARVMQAITWNRSFKGIPPPENVKNELADDEWETHATVLDKLLAWEKKLCHEVKEFEVIKVTYQRKLAVLNKKKQSGASSSSVEKTKSIVSHLHTKYIVDLQTMESTIAEIDRLRDQQLYPKLLELVKGFAHMWDVMYARHKAQLKIITELKASDISVATRETSEQHHERTLQLWNVVQEWHVQFDRFMTYQKEYIGSLYNWIKLNVIPIDTNIKPNSSQPHEATPPIKRLLHAWHDILEKLPDNETKKAIHTFAEVVNTILVHQDDELKLRLKIDDIRRDLEKKRKQFDSWAQKNWDRGASIPDGDNPGRVDPAAERKAVVDRVENALKDLEDNYRTQCKVVRDKSLNLLRSNLPELFRAVSEFSLQSAGYFKGLWSIAQTNDQLDD